One genomic window of Desmospora activa DSM 45169 includes the following:
- the metE gene encoding 5-methyltetrahydropteroyltriglutamate--homocysteine S-methyltransferase — protein MVNVYTSNLGYPRIGKRREWKKALESHWSGKIEQAELEERIKTLRHEYLHTQVEKGVDLPPVGDFTYYDHVLDTAVMFGLIPKRFGHDGGPVSLDTYFAMARGNQKAVACEMTKWFDTNYHYIVPEWEEEMVPTLLENRPLRAFREAKRWGINAKPVILGPFTFLKLAKGFHPDQFSRLLLDTLTPLYAQVLQELEAAGADWIQLDEPAFVTDVTAAEMEWLHTAYSRLADAAPGLRLLVQTYFDSVSAYSDLIRLPVHGIGLDLVYGREENLASLQKHGFPEDKVLALGLIDGRNIWKTPLQKQLNLLEEIREIVSPAAWMLQPSCSLLHVPVDAAEEQELPSELAGVIAFAHEKLDELSILKEGFLHGQAVVAEVLQENAAAIETFDQASFRRIPEIRKEIANLTSTAFTRSHPFAERQEQQEKFYSFPLFPTTTIGSFPQSPEVRRARKKWRTGEWSEERYREFVQKETARWIGIQEEIGLDVLVHGEFERTDMVEYFSDKLTGFSFTKHGWVQSYGSRCVKPPIIHGDVAFHAPMTAEMSSYAQSLTEKKVKGMLTGPTTMIRWSFVRDDLPESEVALQIGYALRQEVDALESSGIAIIQVDEPALREGLPLKKHKWKAYLDQAVRAFRLATSSVQPQTQIHTHMCYSEFHDIIDAIQTLDADVISIESSRSHGELIHAFEEKTYPLGIGLGVYDIHSPRIPTEAEMLQTVERALRVLPPTLFWINPDCGLKTRREEEVVASLQKMVQVAQAIRQQWQKTITS, from the coding sequence GTGGTAAACGTATACACCAGTAACCTCGGATACCCGCGAATCGGAAAACGGCGAGAATGGAAAAAAGCGCTGGAATCTCATTGGTCCGGCAAAATCGAGCAAGCGGAGTTGGAGGAGCGGATAAAAACGCTCCGGCATGAATACTTGCATACACAGGTGGAAAAAGGGGTTGATCTCCCACCCGTGGGTGACTTCACCTACTATGACCATGTGTTGGATACGGCGGTCATGTTTGGACTGATCCCCAAGCGCTTTGGCCATGATGGAGGTCCAGTTTCCCTGGACACCTATTTTGCAATGGCCCGAGGGAATCAAAAAGCGGTCGCATGTGAAATGACCAAATGGTTTGATACCAACTACCATTACATCGTTCCGGAATGGGAAGAGGAAATGGTACCCACTTTGCTGGAAAACCGTCCGCTTCGTGCTTTCCGTGAAGCCAAACGCTGGGGAATCAACGCCAAACCGGTGATTCTAGGCCCGTTTACATTTTTAAAACTGGCCAAGGGATTTCATCCTGATCAGTTTTCCCGCTTGCTCTTGGACACCCTCACTCCGCTGTATGCCCAAGTGCTGCAAGAATTAGAGGCAGCAGGCGCCGATTGGATTCAACTGGATGAACCCGCCTTCGTAACGGATGTCACCGCCGCTGAAATGGAATGGTTACACACCGCATACAGTCGACTGGCGGATGCCGCTCCTGGGCTGCGCCTGTTGGTGCAAACTTATTTTGACTCCGTCTCCGCTTACTCCGATCTAATCCGTTTACCAGTACACGGAATCGGGCTGGATCTGGTGTACGGCCGGGAAGAAAACCTGGCATCGCTCCAAAAGCATGGATTTCCCGAGGATAAAGTACTTGCGCTAGGTTTGATCGACGGCCGTAACATCTGGAAAACACCCTTGCAAAAACAGCTCAACCTGCTGGAGGAGATTCGGGAGATCGTCTCTCCGGCCGCATGGATGTTACAACCCTCTTGCAGCCTGTTGCATGTACCGGTAGATGCGGCAGAAGAGCAGGAGCTACCATCAGAGTTAGCCGGGGTAATCGCCTTTGCCCATGAAAAATTGGATGAATTGAGCATTTTAAAAGAAGGATTCCTCCACGGGCAAGCGGTTGTTGCCGAAGTATTGCAAGAAAACGCTGCTGCGATTGAAACGTTTGATCAGGCTTCTTTTCGCCGGATTCCTGAGATACGGAAGGAGATCGCCAACCTTACTTCCACAGCCTTTACCCGCAGCCATCCCTTTGCCGAACGACAAGAACAGCAGGAAAAATTCTACTCCTTCCCGCTGTTTCCCACCACAACCATCGGCAGTTTTCCGCAAAGCCCGGAGGTGCGACGCGCCCGTAAAAAATGGCGAACGGGCGAATGGTCCGAGGAACGTTACCGTGAATTTGTACAAAAAGAGACCGCTCGTTGGATCGGCATTCAGGAAGAGATCGGCTTGGATGTACTGGTTCACGGTGAATTTGAACGAACCGATATGGTAGAGTATTTTAGCGATAAATTGACCGGCTTCTCCTTTACGAAACACGGTTGGGTCCAATCCTACGGTTCCCGTTGTGTTAAACCACCCATCATCCACGGCGATGTCGCTTTCCATGCACCGATGACGGCGGAGATGAGCAGCTATGCGCAATCGCTGACAGAAAAAAAGGTAAAAGGCATGTTGACCGGCCCCACCACCATGATCCGTTGGTCCTTTGTGCGTGATGATCTCCCGGAAAGCGAAGTCGCTCTTCAAATCGGGTATGCCTTGCGACAGGAAGTGGATGCACTGGAGTCCAGCGGGATCGCCATCATCCAGGTGGACGAACCGGCATTGCGCGAAGGGTTGCCCCTAAAGAAACACAAGTGGAAGGCATACCTGGATCAAGCGGTACGCGCATTCCGTCTGGCCACCTCTTCTGTTCAACCGCAAACACAAATCCACACTCATATGTGTTATAGCGAGTTTCATGATATCATCGATGCGATTCAAACGCTGGATGCCGACGTCATTTCCATTGAATCCTCGCGCAGTCACGGGGAGCTGATCCATGCCTTTGAGGAAAAAACGTATCCCTTAGGGATTGGACTGGGCGTCTACGATATCCATAGCCCCCGCATCCCCACAGAAGCGGAAATGTTACAGACGGTTGAGCGGGCATTGCGCGTTCTGCCCCCTACTCTTTTTTGGATCAATCCCGACTGCGGCTTAAAAACGCGACGAGAAGAGGAAGTAGTAGCCTCCCTGCAAAAGATGGTGCAGGTGGCACAAGCGATTCGCCAGCAGTGGCAGAAGACGATTACTTCTTAA
- a CDS encoding ABC transporter permease — protein MTSRYRLLRIELMKIMERLRTTVFIGLMILLHFCMALFMKYLEHSSGVQYDWWSFAADSTHLLFFVQIWTIVIAGDIISSEFNWGTVKLLLIRPANRTKILQSKYLAVLLFAVLCMIIFWISTLVFGLIFFGQPSLEGNPIQQLLNLGIDCGLYLVEVIMMATLAFLLSTVSRSSSLSIGLTIFLLFVGSFLTELLAYVSWEGGKFLLFANLDLSPYVQGGDPVFKGMTLEFSLGVLIVHFLLFHVIAWFIFKKRDVVV, from the coding sequence ATGACTAGTCGGTACCGTTTGTTGCGGATTGAGCTTATGAAAATCATGGAGCGATTGCGAACGACTGTGTTTATTGGACTGATGATTCTTCTACATTTTTGCATGGCACTCTTCATGAAATATCTAGAACATTCATCAGGGGTTCAGTATGACTGGTGGTCTTTTGCTGCGGATAGTACTCATCTGTTGTTTTTCGTTCAAATCTGGACCATTGTGATCGCGGGGGATATCATATCCAGTGAATTTAACTGGGGAACGGTGAAACTGCTGTTAATCCGTCCGGCCAATCGGACCAAAATCCTACAATCTAAATATTTGGCTGTTTTGCTGTTTGCCGTCCTTTGCATGATTATTTTCTGGATCAGTACATTGGTGTTTGGGTTGATCTTTTTCGGTCAGCCTTCATTAGAGGGAAACCCCATTCAGCAGCTATTAAACCTTGGAATCGATTGTGGTTTGTATCTAGTGGAAGTAATCATGATGGCTACACTCGCTTTTCTGCTTTCCACAGTTTCCCGCAGTAGTTCCCTTTCCATTGGATTGACCATTTTTTTACTGTTTGTAGGTTCGTTTTTGACAGAGTTACTCGCTTATGTGAGTTGGGAAGGAGGAAAGTTTCTCCTGTTCGCCAATTTGGATCTGAGTCCATATGTACAAGGTGGCGATCCTGTGTTCAAAGGGATGACACTGGAATTTTCCCTTGGTGTGTTAATCGTTCATTTTTTATTATTTCATGTAATTGCATGGTTCATTTTTAAAAAGCGGGATGTGGTTGTTTGA
- a CDS encoding ABC transporter ATP-binding protein → MEPTPVIEVSNVSKVINGKKIVDQLSFEVFPGEIVGLLGPNGAGKTTVIRMMVGLMAMTAGDILIHSHSIRTQFEEAIRHVGAIVENPELYPFLSGYKNLLHYSCMVPGITKERMNKVVSIVKLDSSIHDPVRTYSLGMRQRLGVAQAILHEPSILILDEPTNGLDPAGIRELRDYLHYLAKEKGTAVVVSSHLLSEMELMCDRVVIMQQGRLVKQVNEMEPDGESMLVQFEVDQLDQISDILKELNWNIAFKQGSKGFEITLKKAEIAVLNTRLAYRGIQVYEIKRMEKTLEDRFLEMTEGDYND, encoded by the coding sequence ATGGAACCAACTCCTGTGATAGAGGTTAGCAACGTGAGTAAAGTGATCAATGGCAAAAAAATTGTCGATCAGCTGTCGTTTGAGGTGTTTCCAGGGGAGATTGTAGGCCTTCTTGGGCCGAACGGAGCTGGAAAGACAACCGTGATTAGAATGATGGTGGGTCTCATGGCGATGACGGCAGGGGACATCCTTATTCATAGCCATAGCATTCGAACACAGTTTGAAGAAGCGATTCGCCATGTGGGTGCCATTGTAGAAAATCCGGAGCTTTACCCCTTTTTGTCAGGGTATAAAAATTTGCTTCATTATTCCTGCATGGTACCGGGTATCACGAAGGAAAGAATGAATAAGGTTGTTTCAATTGTAAAACTGGATTCAAGCATCCATGATCCCGTTAGGACGTACTCTCTCGGGATGCGCCAGCGCTTAGGCGTAGCACAAGCAATCCTGCACGAGCCATCAATTCTTATCCTGGATGAACCAACCAACGGGCTTGATCCTGCGGGAATCCGCGAGTTACGAGATTACCTTCATTATTTGGCAAAGGAAAAAGGAACCGCAGTGGTGGTATCGAGTCACTTACTGTCGGAAATGGAATTGATGTGTGATCGAGTCGTGATTATGCAACAGGGGCGATTGGTGAAGCAAGTGAATGAAATGGAGCCGGATGGCGAAAGCATGCTTGTTCAATTTGAGGTGGATCAACTGGACCAAATTTCCGACATTTTAAAGGAGTTGAATTGGAATATAGCGTTTAAGCAGGGTTCAAAGGGGTTTGAGATTACATTGAAAAAAGCGGAGATCGCCGTTCTAAACACTCGATTGGCTTATAGGGGTATTCAAGTGTACGAAATTAAGAGGATGGAAAAAACACTGGAAGATCGGTTTTTGGAAATGACAGAAGGTGATTACAATGACTAG
- a CDS encoding SgrR family transcriptional regulator, producing MKIVEHYLELRLNYMTVENHCTLEVSLKELSNVLYCSPRNVKRIMNALDDEGFLYWKPGGGRGRRSKFQFKRSLSDVFLLYFKHLVGRGKFKEAIRTLKQNGVPVEIREECYKHLMRELSFPRVELDENGWNTADPSRSTLSPAIVSTVTGRWLLVDGGRQQQREQETG from the coding sequence ATGAAAATTGTAGAGCATTACTTGGAATTGCGTCTAAACTATATGACAGTGGAAAATCACTGTACACTGGAAGTTAGTTTAAAAGAATTATCAAACGTGCTCTACTGCTCTCCACGCAATGTAAAACGGATTATGAACGCACTGGACGATGAAGGATTTCTTTACTGGAAGCCGGGAGGCGGCCGCGGGAGACGATCAAAATTTCAATTTAAGCGTTCTCTATCGGATGTGTTTCTGTTGTATTTTAAACACTTGGTCGGCCGTGGAAAGTTCAAAGAAGCGATTCGCACCCTTAAACAAAACGGCGTCCCCGTCGAGATCCGGGAAGAATGCTACAAACATTTGATGAGGGAATTGAGCTTCCCACGGGTTGAATTAGATGAAAATGGATGGAATACAGCCGATCCAAGCCGATCTACCCTATCCCCCGCCATCGTTTCCACCGTCACGGGAAGATGGCTATTGGTAGACGGAGGACGCCAGCAACAAAGAGAACAGGAAACGGGATAA
- a CDS encoding NucA/NucB deoxyribonuclease domain-containing protein, with protein MLKKRITLFLAVLFLVSSMVIGFQTQSSDAASYDYVLYFPSDRYPETGAHIRDAIRAGHPDICTIDRPGADQRRKESLAGIPTKEGYDRDEYPMAMCLEGGKGASVRYISPSDNRGAGAWVGNQVSSYPDGTKVRFVVQ; from the coding sequence ATGCTTAAAAAGCGTATTACTCTGTTTTTGGCCGTTCTATTTCTCGTCTCTTCCATGGTGATCGGTTTTCAGACACAGTCCAGCGATGCTGCCAGCTATGACTATGTCCTTTACTTCCCTAGTGATCGTTATCCAGAAACAGGAGCCCACATCCGTGATGCCATCCGCGCTGGTCACCCTGATATCTGTACCATTGACCGTCCGGGTGCTGATCAGCGCCGTAAAGAATCCCTAGCCGGTATACCGACCAAAGAAGGATATGACCGTGACGAATATCCGATGGCAATGTGTCTAGAGGGCGGCAAAGGTGCCAGTGTACGCTACATATCTCCCTCCGACAATCGCGGTGCAGGGGCTTGGGTGGGGAATCAAGTCAGCAGCTATCCTGACGGTACCAAGGTGAGATTTGTCGTTCAGTGA
- a CDS encoding lipopolysaccharide biosynthesis protein, with protein sequence MLGKLKQLLSDSFAFSIALMGNKLVGMLLFPVFARSLDTAQYGDWDMTNSIAMVLTYLCILGTDSALAFYHFDDKEEVERKRYFTAALLFPVMLGTGLVIAALFVSNPLSSVLYQNNSGYSHLFLYAMVMILANIIIHQILAYARFTRRVWTFNLGTAAYVIGSSLWSIGFVVIADMGVVGIFLGQIVGQWSVALVLLWLFRKQLTRSVQWDYLQRLLRYGAPLLPALLAFWVMNALSRPMIYHWISAEAAGLFGAAARIASIIVLFTSAFQLAWRPFALSIKEQVDAPRIYSMVGRGYLVGATFFLLALTWSIQPVIQILTGDAEYLSAYPYVWLLALGTILNGMTGIVGVGLLIHKRTKAISYTFMMAACLFVTGTILLIPWWGLWAPTIMTGVAYGFAVLSIYRKAQRMYLVNFRMPSLLWYLSICIGCYSLLTLGQLQEWEHWWLLGPLSFTIMVIAVFMTGVLQWKTVPFFLHRLPQFVRRGM encoded by the coding sequence ATGCTGGGTAAGTTAAAGCAGCTCCTGTCGGATTCATTCGCTTTTTCTATCGCCCTGATGGGAAATAAATTGGTGGGGATGCTGCTTTTCCCTGTCTTTGCTCGCTCCCTTGACACCGCCCAATACGGTGACTGGGATATGACCAACAGTATCGCCATGGTGTTAACCTACCTCTGTATCCTGGGAACCGATAGCGCTCTCGCGTTTTATCATTTTGACGACAAAGAGGAGGTGGAACGAAAACGGTACTTTACAGCCGCACTTCTCTTTCCAGTGATGTTGGGTACGGGCTTGGTGATTGCCGCTCTGTTTGTCAGTAACCCACTCTCCTCTGTTCTCTATCAAAACAACTCTGGTTACTCCCACTTGTTCCTTTATGCCATGGTGATGATCCTGGCCAATATCATCATCCACCAAATTCTAGCTTATGCCCGTTTTACGCGGCGGGTATGGACCTTTAACCTGGGAACCGCCGCCTATGTAATCGGCTCGTCTCTCTGGAGCATCGGCTTTGTCGTCATCGCCGATATGGGTGTGGTCGGTATCTTCCTCGGGCAAATCGTGGGCCAGTGGTCAGTGGCACTGGTTTTGCTGTGGCTATTTCGAAAACAGTTAACCCGTTCAGTCCAATGGGACTACCTTCAACGCCTGCTCCGTTATGGTGCTCCCCTTCTGCCGGCATTGCTTGCATTCTGGGTGATGAACGCTCTTAGTCGACCCATGATTTATCATTGGATTTCCGCTGAAGCGGCGGGTCTGTTTGGAGCTGCGGCTCGTATCGCCAGCATCATCGTCCTGTTTACCTCCGCCTTTCAGCTGGCATGGCGTCCTTTTGCCTTATCCATCAAAGAACAGGTGGATGCTCCCCGTATCTATAGTATGGTGGGACGGGGATATTTGGTAGGAGCTACCTTTTTCCTGCTGGCCCTCACATGGTCGATTCAACCGGTGATCCAGATCCTAACCGGTGACGCCGAATATCTTTCTGCTTATCCCTATGTGTGGCTGCTGGCCCTTGGTACCATTCTAAATGGAATGACGGGTATCGTCGGAGTTGGCTTATTGATCCACAAACGGACAAAAGCAATCTCTTACACGTTTATGATGGCTGCATGTCTTTTCGTCACCGGAACCATCCTGCTAATTCCCTGGTGGGGGTTGTGGGCACCGACGATTATGACTGGTGTTGCTTATGGCTTTGCCGTCCTCTCCATTTATCGCAAAGCACAGCGCATGTACCTGGTCAATTTTCGTATGCCCTCATTGCTGTGGTATCTATCGATCTGTATCGGTTGTTACTCCCTCCTCACCTTGGGACAGTTACAGGAATGGGAGCATTGGTGGCTGTTGGGTCCGCTCTCTTTCACCATCATGGTGATCGCCGTGTTTATGACCGGTGTCCTACAGTGGAAAACAGTCCCTTTCTTTCTTCATCGCCTACCTCAGTTTGTTCGGCGGGGGATGTGA
- a CDS encoding LL-diaminopimelate aminotransferase → MKITASNHIQRLRRGVFHDLLDKKRGLAAQGHALIDLSVGSPDQPPPDFVKEIIQHYSARDDAYGYTMGALPSFNQAVATFYRERHGVSLNLDTEVLQLIGSQDGLAHLATALINPGDIVLVPDPGYPIFEVGVHIAGGEPYAMPLRKENGFLPRLDEIPTEIADRAKMMVLNYPANPVTATADQTFLEEAVRFARRHNILLVQDFTYSELVFDGKQAVSLLSVPGAKEVAVEFNSLSKTFNMAGCRIGYMAGNAHVIKIMATMMSHTQYGIFLPIQKAAEKILIDGSSFIAQQRARYQSRRDALVTALADAGWNITKPPATMYVWAPLPPGWSSVDFTFRLMEQTGVIVTPGNAFGREGEGYVRITLVQTEETLREAAKRICTFLKTAHIR, encoded by the coding sequence ATGAAAATAACCGCATCCAACCATATTCAACGCTTACGACGGGGCGTGTTTCACGATCTGTTGGACAAAAAGCGGGGACTGGCGGCTCAGGGGCATGCTTTGATTGATCTGAGCGTCGGCAGTCCGGATCAACCGCCGCCTGACTTCGTCAAGGAGATTATCCAACATTATTCCGCCCGCGATGATGCCTATGGGTATACGATGGGTGCCCTCCCTTCATTTAATCAAGCCGTAGCAACCTTTTATCGCGAACGACACGGGGTTTCCCTCAACCTTGATACCGAAGTATTACAACTGATTGGATCCCAGGATGGGCTGGCCCATTTGGCGACCGCACTGATCAATCCCGGTGATATTGTCTTAGTTCCCGATCCCGGATATCCCATCTTTGAAGTGGGGGTCCATATCGCTGGTGGCGAGCCTTATGCGATGCCGCTGCGAAAAGAAAATGGATTCCTCCCCCGATTGGATGAAATCCCAACTGAAATCGCAGATCGCGCCAAGATGATGGTGCTCAATTATCCTGCCAACCCGGTTACAGCGACTGCCGATCAAACATTTTTAGAAGAAGCGGTCCGATTCGCCCGTCGCCACAACATCTTGTTGGTACAGGATTTTACGTATTCTGAGTTGGTGTTTGACGGCAAACAAGCGGTAAGCCTCTTATCCGTCCCTGGTGCCAAAGAGGTGGCAGTCGAATTTAACTCCTTGTCCAAAACCTTTAACATGGCGGGCTGCCGCATCGGTTATATGGCAGGCAATGCCCATGTAATCAAGATTATGGCGACCATGATGTCTCATACACAGTACGGCATCTTTCTCCCCATTCAAAAGGCAGCGGAAAAAATACTAATCGATGGAAGCTCGTTTATCGCGCAACAACGAGCACGTTACCAATCCCGCCGTGATGCCTTGGTGACAGCGTTGGCAGATGCGGGATGGAACATCACCAAACCGCCTGCGACGATGTATGTATGGGCTCCCCTCCCCCCAGGTTGGAGCTCCGTTGATTTTACCTTCCGTTTAATGGAACAAACCGGCGTTATCGTCACTCCCGGCAATGCCTTTGGACGGGAAGGGGAAGGCTATGTCCGTATCACGTTGGTACAAACGGAAGAGACCCTGCGCGAAGCTGCGAAGCGCATTTGTACATTTCTAAAGACCGCTCATATACGATAA
- a CDS encoding manganese efflux pump, giving the protein MQMEHTMQYTKKKGITMEIHSIIALVLISFASNVDNLGVGVAYGLRGRVIPPAALGIIGLIGGVIAGIAAEGGMWLKQWFPLYLSDWIAGGILVLIGLYAWVSSHKRATYYHTLVDKEWWFLAIGLSINNFAMGLSGGLLGFHSVIFGLCMGVVSSLMLWLGDRLGQSLGLKLAHPWVNQAGALLLILIGVMQLF; this is encoded by the coding sequence ATGCAAATGGAACATACCATGCAATATACAAAAAAGAAGGGGATAACGATGGAGATCCATTCTATCATTGCTTTGGTGCTTATCTCTTTCGCTTCCAATGTGGATAACCTCGGAGTAGGAGTGGCTTATGGATTAAGAGGCCGCGTCATCCCACCAGCCGCTTTAGGGATCATCGGGCTGATCGGAGGTGTAATTGCCGGAATTGCCGCCGAAGGCGGGATGTGGCTCAAACAGTGGTTTCCGCTGTACCTTAGTGATTGGATTGCCGGTGGAATCTTGGTCCTGATCGGACTTTACGCCTGGGTCTCCTCGCACAAGCGGGCGACGTATTATCATACCTTGGTTGATAAAGAGTGGTGGTTTCTCGCTATCGGATTATCCATCAATAATTTTGCGATGGGCTTAAGCGGCGGATTGCTCGGATTTCATTCCGTAATTTTTGGTCTCTGTATGGGAGTGGTAAGTAGCTTAATGTTATGGCTGGGTGATCGTCTCGGCCAAAGTCTCGGTTTAAAATTGGCCCATCCATGGGTGAATCAAGCGGGAGCACTATTGCTTATCTTGATTGGGGTTATGCAGTTGTTTTAG
- a CDS encoding cadmium resistance transporter, producing the protein MTMTFLWLAVLFFAATNIDDLFLLIAWFSQKSPKLKTKQIVLGQVVGFSLLLALSLIGSMGALIIPSAWVGLLGAVPIYLGIRMFIREMKAKNEQTNQRLHHPKTNRSIGFLSPYTYQVAAVTFANGGDNIGVYIPFFSSHSGWQIVMILLVFYSMIALWCYAGYKLVHHPLIAKVIQRYGHLIIPFILVGLGFYIFLENDTFSLFRYL; encoded by the coding sequence ATGACGATGACCTTTTTATGGTTGGCTGTCCTCTTTTTTGCCGCTACCAATATCGATGATCTCTTTTTGTTGATCGCCTGGTTTTCTCAGAAAAGTCCTAAACTAAAAACCAAACAGATCGTATTGGGGCAAGTGGTGGGATTTTCTCTTTTATTGGCACTCAGCCTGATCGGATCGATGGGGGCATTAATCATTCCATCGGCATGGGTGGGATTGTTGGGGGCAGTTCCTATCTACCTCGGCATTCGCATGTTTATTCGCGAAATGAAAGCAAAAAATGAACAAACCAATCAACGGTTACATCATCCAAAAACAAACCGTTCGATCGGATTTCTCAGCCCTTACACTTACCAAGTGGCGGCTGTTACGTTTGCCAATGGCGGCGATAACATCGGCGTATATATCCCTTTTTTCAGCAGCCACAGCGGATGGCAGATCGTGATGATCCTACTGGTTTTTTACAGCATGATCGCACTATGGTGTTATGCAGGTTATAAGCTGGTCCACCACCCCCTGATCGCCAAAGTCATCCAGCGCTACGGCCATCTGATCATTCCCTTTATTTTGGTTGGACTGGGCTTTTATATCTTCTTGGAGAACGATACGTTTAGTCTTTTCCGGTATCTATAA